A single genomic interval of Astyanax mexicanus isolate ESR-SI-001 chromosome 4, AstMex3_surface, whole genome shotgun sequence harbors:
- the LOC125801325 gene encoding zinc finger protein 239-like, whose protein sequence is MEPSPNMEEHQHSVKSFTKQSDIKIHQRIHTGEKPHHCSDCGKSFNQQRHLKKHQRIHTGEKPYHCSDCGKSFTEQSNLKNHQRIHTGEKPYYCFDCGKSFNQQSNLKLHQRIHTGEKPYYCFNCEKSFTQQSNLKKHQRIHTGEKPYHCSDCGKSFTEQSKLKNHQRIHTGEKPYHCSDCGKSFTKQSDLKNHQRIHTGVKPYYCFDCGKSFTTQSSLKNHQRIHTGEKPYQCSDCGKSFNRQSHLKIHQRIHTGEKPYHCSDCGKSFTEQSSLKIHQRIHTGEKPYYCSYCGRSFTQQSNFKIHQRIHTGEKPYHCSDCGKSFTLQSELILHQCIHKR, encoded by the coding sequence atggagccaagtcccaacatggaggaacatcagcactctgtcaagagttttactaaacagagtgatatcaaaatacaccagcgcattcacacaggagagaaaccacatcactgttcagactgtgggaagagttttaatcaacagagacatctcaaaaaacaccagcgcattcacacaggagagaaaccgtatcactgctcagactgtgggaagagttttactgaacagagtaatctcaaaaatcaccagcgcattcacacaggagagaaaccgtattactgtttcgactgtgggaagagttttaatcaacagagtaatctcaaactgcatcagcgcattcacacaggagagaaaccgtattactgtttcaactgtgagaagagttttactcaacagagtaatctcaaaaaacaccagcgcattcacacaggagagaaaccgtatcactgttcagactgtgggaaaagttttactgaacagagtaaactcaaaaatcaccagcgcattcacacaggagagaaaccgtatcactgctcagactgtgggaagagttttactaaacagagtgatctcaaaaatcaccagcgcattcacacaggagtgaaaccgtattactgtttcgactgtgggaagagttttactacacagagtagtctcaaaaatcaccagcgcattcacacaggagagaaaccgtatcaatgctcagactgtgggaagagttttaatcgacagagtcatctcaaaatacaccagcgcattcacacaggagaaaaaccgtatcactgctccgattgtgggaagagttttactgaacagagtagtctcaaaatacaccaacgcattcacacaggagagaaaccgtattactgctcatactgtgggaggagttttactcaacagagtaatttcaaaatacaccagcgcattcacacaggagagaaaccatatcactgctcagactgtgggaagagttttactttacagagtgaacttatattacatcagtgcattcacaaaagatag